The Syngnathus scovelli strain Florida chromosome 21, RoL_Ssco_1.2, whole genome shotgun sequence DNA segment GTGTTGATAAATATTAACAAATGTTTTGTTGCTTTGAACTTACTCATTTTTATCAACTATACATTTAGAACACatcttgaagtttttttttttttttaatgtgaagaATGATACTTTTGTCAACAAAAGTGTCTCTGACTATAAATTGTATTCCAGAAATGACATCACTTCCAGGTCATAAAGCTGAGAACATCATCTCCACGTTCATACTCTGAGGTATGAATAACTTTGGGGTGAACTGCTCAAACaaatactatttaaaaaaaaaaaatgattaaatgtTTTGGAATGATAACATTGCGTTGAGAGCGCTAATTGAAATGAGATTTTGAATATCGGACCAGTTCAGTCAAAGCTACTCAAATCGATCAAGTTTTCCTGGAGTGTCACTTGGCCGGCCCGTCCGTTTCTTGACCAATCAGCAATCAGGTCCTTGACTTCCTTTCCAAAATCATCGTGTAATTTGCTAAATTCTTCCCGGGTGCCCGAACACACCACCGACCAGTCCCCAGCGGGCGGAGCCGGCCCGTTAATCGGCGTCACGTTGGCTGTCCTTTTGGGCCACAGTTTGGGCGACCTCTTAACGGTGGTTTTCAAGGGAACAGTTGGAGTTTGGAGTGTCGGGACGGAGATCGCGGTGGGGCCTGCAGCTCCTGCTGGAAGCCGGCTCAACGTGGACAACTGCGGGCTTCGTCCAACATTCGGGGTGGCTGCGCCGCTGTTTGCTGGGTCACTGAACAATGCCTCTAATGTTTCTAAAGGAACAACAAAAGAGCAaataaagacatttgttatagcTATTACCCTCCCTACATAACAAACGTATTAAAAAACTGTTATCGTCCTGTTATCACATGACAACACTCACCTTTGtacttcttctccaggtccatcACAAGCAGAGATAAGTAGCCGTGGTTAGCCGAAAGTAGGGCCTTGAGCCAGCTCTCCTGGCTGGCCTGGTCCTCAGCGGCAAACTTGTAAGGACGCAGGCCCACCTCGCTCCACACCAAAGAAAAGGCAAACTGCTCCTCCGATTCGCACAGCTGAACGGTGCAGCCCTCCAGAACAATGACTCCGATGAGGTCACGGTCATCCGGATGGTCCTTGTAGAAAAGGAGGTTCCCTTTGAGAACAAACCAACGCTTGTGATAGGAAGGCCTGATATCACCCTGCGGGACAATACTTTCAGTTAGTCTGGATTTTATGCAACAGGAAGGCGAGCGGTTTTCCTGCTCAgcactaaaaacaaaacaaaaaacaaaaaaaacgatagTGGCCTCATGTTGTGAagttttctgctgccatctagtggcgaaTGCCTGAAGTACACTTCAAACTTTTGCTCGTATTACGAATCAAAACAAGACCAGGCGACCACTATTGTGCAGACTAGCTTACCTtgatcattttttgtttgtttgtttaccttCTTATAGAGATAGCCTGCTTTGTCCACTGGTGAATTGCTGGATTCAAAATAGGACACGACCTTCTCGTCTATCTTCATTTCATCACATCACTGGCTGCTCAGCGCCAAACCTGTTGCGACATGTTTAAGAATTACAACACGAGTCGATTTCCTCACGCACAGTTTTTAAAAAAGTCGTGAAGAAGTGTTAACACGGTAATAACAGACAGAAAGTTTGAAGTTAAACCGGAAACTGCGCTTTTCGACGACTTTTCTCCACCACATTTTCATTAGAGTCGTTTTTCTTGTCATCAAATTTAGTTTGGAATagtttttaaaactttttttttaaatgacgagaCGTTCGGCATTTACCTTAACAATGTGTGAGAAGGGCGTGTTTCGTAGAACGtctcatgaaaaataaaaatacgcgATAGACTGTGTACGAGTGAACCGAAACAAGTTACACACGATTGTTTAcataaaattaaacatttaaGATTTTTTCTCACACACGTTCGTTGTTGTTTACCGCTACTCACctgtgtgaagaacgaaagtgtGGTTTGGTTTCGTGTGAAGCAATCACTTCCGGGTTGTGGAGCAaaatactcccccccccccccttccaaatACACTTTTTGTGTACATTTGTAAATTATAGCCGTCCTTAGACAACTATGTAACTGCATCAAGAATAAAAGTGATTCCTTAATGATTGAGTACCCACccaaatgttttattattttatttttaaccccTTGATAACAAACTTATGAGGCttgcttgtgattttttttaaaaattgcattttcacaCTAACATTGTTTGCAATCAAACCAAAGCATCTTAATTTCCATATCTGTTCAAAACAGGTTCCTTACCAGATACaatcttgttgcttcagcgaaaTGCTGTCGTCAAGCAATAGTGCGTGCATAATTCTATATTTGTCCGTGAGATGTGTTGGTCAGTGTGCAAATCTCCAGTATGCTGTCTGCTTGGGCCAAGAGTCTCTCTGGGGTACAGCTGTTAATTTATTGCACATGGTATCCTTGTATTAACGCTTGAGGCAAAATTACATCTACCGAGGAGGTCTTAGCAGGTGCTTATCTGGCTTGTGAAGCTCTTTTGTCACTATCTATGCATGAACTTGCAGATGATACTCATGGGAAAGCAAAGCATGTTTTAAAACGtgattgagaagaaaaaaaatggcagaaatAGTGCATTTATGCTGGacgtgaacatttaaatattagTTCCCGAAATACTGTCAGCCTCCAAGTCACGGCTGTGCCTCCACGGCTACTTCCTCGAAGAGACACAGCAGGTTTTTTGGACCGAAGGCGGGTTGGTTCTCTGAGCGGCTGCGGTTGCGTCGCTGTGAGGACCGTCTGCCCTGCCTGGAGTCCAGCCGGTCAGTGTGACTTGGAGAATTGTCCGTGCGTGTTGTGTAGCAGTCACTGGAGTGGAGGTTGGAGGGTCCCCGGACTTCGTTAGACGGGGACCAGTCAACCGAATCCAGGTGAAGACTCCGGTCGACGTCGCCTGGGGAACATCGGAGCGGCGTGGACGTATTTTTCAAACCCAGTGTGGATTTCATCCTGTTGGAGAAGACCAAAAGGTTCAAGACTTTTAAATTCCTGTGGCAAATTTGCAActgcagatattttttttcacacttGAACACATTAAGACataatgagaagaaaaaaaaaacctggaaaaaaaattatcagCAGATTTTAATATGCTGACCTGCCAGAGAAGCTTGGGGAATCATCCGTTCCCACGGATTCCACCAGGAAGGGCTCGTCGTCCTCAGAGCTGTCGCCGTGCGAGGTGCAGGGGGGCAACGTCACCTCCCTGCTCCAGTTGTCTTTGGGGGGAGTGCAGGGTGCTGGTGTGCTCCAGCCAGGAAAGATGGCCAGGTAAAGAGAAGAGAAAAGTCGACGGCCATAGCCTAGCACCATCTAGAAACAAAAGTAAAAAGTAGGACATGCAATGTAACAAAGCGACAGTCCGGAATGTTTTCCCAAATTACCTGGCAGAAGAAGGATAAAGTCAGCATGGTTTCTGCCAACATGAGGTAAGCGCGTCTCTTCCATCTGCGTTTTCTCACTGCGGGCAGCGCGAGAAGCTCACGCACTGTCGGCCTGTCAGAAGGCTCTGGACAAAGCATCATCTGAAGAACTTTCCGAAGGTCCGATGAAAGCCCTGCGCAAATATTCATCTTTTCAACCTTTGCTcctgggagggggaaaaaaatatcgaTATAATGCAAACTTACCCATCGCGACCTCAGGGAGGCACCCTTGTCTGAGTTGCTGCCAGCCCTCCCCACCATTGGGGACCTCAATATTGCATGCAAGCTCCAGAATGGAAACACCCAAACTAAAAAGTAAACAAGATCATGTTCGATACcccataatataaaaaaatatgacttCTCATTGAATGTGTACCTGAAAACATCTGCAGCAGGTCCATATTCCCCACGGAGGAGTTCTGGAGCCATGTACCTAGGATCTCCTCCACGGTCATCTTCTCTGACTTTCTCTAAGTTGCTCTCTTTCATCTCCAGCAGAAGCCCAAAGTCGCCCAGTTTGAGCCGCCCCGAGGCCGTGACCAGCACGTTGGCGGGCTTCAGGTCCATATGAACGAAACTGCGAGAGTGCAGGTGGTCCAGCGCCAAGAGGAGGTCGCACAAGTACCACCATGCTGCACGCTCATCTATGTCAACCAGGAAGAGAATAACACAAACTAGGACATCAGAAGACTTTACCATGTTTGTTTGAGTGATTATCTTATTGATTCATCCAGTTAACtgaatacaaaaatattttctcattcTCATGAGACTCATCCACCTGTGACATCAAAATGGTGGAGACGCTCCCTACCGTTCCCAGGAGTCTGGCTCTCTGCATGGAGCAGCAAACTAGTGTGACAAAGTTCCGTCTGAATGTACAGCCGGCCGCATTCCTCCCAGGCGGCGACCAAGTTGAGGATGTGGGGGTGCGGGCAGACTCGCTCGTGGTTCCTAGCCTCCCTcaccttgtggttcctgtcattGTTGCCCCTGTAGCGACTGAGCGAGCGTTTAACTGCAGACAGGCGGCCATCTTTGTTATTTTGAACCTAGGAAAGAAAAGATGACTTTATGGTgcactttttttaatttctccAGGTTTCACTTTGTCACCCACTCACCTTGTAGACTTCACCAAAGGAACCTCTCCCCAGCAGGCCCAGCCTAGTGAAGCActgattgaaataagactgctgCTTTTTGGGGTCGTACGAGGATTCCGGAGGGGGCGACTGGTTGAGAGAATCGGACAAGGGTGTCCACGTGGACGCCTTTTGGGGTAAGAGGTGGCTCCAGGAGAGAGACTCCTTGGATGGCGCCAGAGTGCGCGTCAGGGTCGGCGCCATCGGCGGGAGAGAGCGTGTCGTGAGATCAGGGGAGGAGACAGAGGAGTTGGATGTGGATGAGGAGGAGAGATGGTGGCGGCGCCTTTTCAAGGGGAAGGACTGCTCCGCGTGGGCAAAATGGGTGGGGAGCGGGAGTACTCGGGTCACTGGGGTATCCACGCTTAGTGACATCATCAGCTCCTTTCTTTCAAGTCAATGCTCTGCAAGTGAAAACAACAAGAGACTGATTGGTCAAGTGCATTTGATATGCAAAGGGAGATACTGGGACACCTAGTGTTCATACTGGTAACTGCTGGCACTGATACTAACATCTCAAGTATTTTAAAACGTGCACATTTAACATAATGGTCAAATGAAAATCAAAGAGGATTTTCACAGGCTGCAACTGCATGAACTGGACGTGTTCACGAACTACTTTGGTAAAAGACAATAATTCCAAAATGCAACAaagacacaacaacaacaacaacaacaaagacgtGCAGTGTTGCAAAGTTTAGATTTTAGGCTCCCATAAACGTAAACGGTTCTTTAAGTGTCGTTTAAGATATATTTAATACTGACCACAATTCATCATAAATATGAACAGAACGTATTCCAAACAAACAGAGACGTCCACCCAAGTCCTCAATCGGTCCAGCAAGCGATGAAGTGACGTAGTCGTGTTATTATATATTCCACTTGAATTCTCGGCCGGACACTCGCTAATACAATATGAAGAACAATCATATTGATCCGGGGCTTGTCATGCCGCGAAATATCGATGCGATCAACACATGAAGCTAACTCGCGCCAAATTCTGGAATAAAATCTTACGTAGAGACGCGCACTGGTGTTTTGTGAATGCAACGTAAGCATTTAATTTGCCGTAAAGCCGCGCGTGCGCAGTGAGTCTGGGGCTTGCTGCACTACTGGGCTGGCGCATCGGGCTAGCTAGCTGATAACTTGAGATGGTAAGTGGGTTATTTTAATCACATTAGTTGTTATTT contains these protein-coding regions:
- the LOC125991040 gene encoding sesquipedalian-1; amino-acid sequence: MKIDEKVVSYFESSNSPVDKAGYLYKKGDIRPSYHKRWFVLKGNLLFYKDHPDDRDLIGVIVLEGCTVQLCESEEQFAFSLVWSEVGLRPYKFAAEDQASQESWLKALLSANHGYLSLLVMDLEKKYKETLEALFSDPANSGAATPNVGRSPQLSTLSRLPAGAAGPTAISVPTLQTPTVPLKTTVKRSPKLWPKRTANVTPINGPAPPAGDWSVVCSGTREEFSKLHDDFGKEVKDLIADWSRNGRAGQVTLQENLIDLSSFD
- the pkmyt1 gene encoding membrane-associated tyrosine- and threonine-specific cdc2-inhibitory kinase, whose translation is MMSLSVDTPVTRVLPLPTHFAHAEQSFPLKRRRHHLSSSSTSNSSVSSPDLTTRSLPPMAPTLTRTLAPSKESLSWSHLLPQKASTWTPLSDSLNQSPPPESSYDPKKQQSYFNQCFTRLGLLGRGSFGEVYKVQNNKDGRLSAVKRSLSRYRGNNDRNHKVREARNHERVCPHPHILNLVAAWEECGRLYIQTELCHTSLLLHAESQTPGNDERAAWWYLCDLLLALDHLHSRSFVHMDLKPANVLVTASGRLKLGDFGLLLEMKESNLEKVREDDRGGDPRYMAPELLRGEYGPAADVFSLGVSILELACNIEVPNGGEGWQQLRQGCLPEVAMGLSSDLRKVLQMMLCPEPSDRPTVRELLALPAVRKRRWKRRAYLMLAETMLTLSFFCQMVLGYGRRLFSSLYLAIFPGWSTPAPCTPPKDNWSREVTLPPCTSHGDSSEDDEPFLVESVGTDDSPSFSGRMKSTLGLKNTSTPLRCSPGDVDRSLHLDSVDWSPSNEVRGPSNLHSSDCYTTRTDNSPSHTDRLDSRQGRRSSQRRNRSRSENQPAFGPKNLLCLFEEVAVEAQP